One genomic window of Cannabis sativa cultivar Pink pepper isolate KNU-18-1 chromosome 2, ASM2916894v1, whole genome shotgun sequence includes the following:
- the LOC115719539 gene encoding E3 ubiquitin-protein ligase WAV3 isoform X2 produces MKPGQGHAIFTAECSHSFHFHCITSNVKHGNQICPVCRAKWKEVPFQNPSTLSNGPSRINPAPWPQDDPWMTVVRRLPSVRMDTPRQIASLFHAPEPVVFEDDEVLDQQPEINDRVTSNVDAVVAVANNNRNHTVEVKTYPEVLAVPRLSPHNNFTVLIHLKAPLISSPNSGNPMEMPPPTSQDPRAPVDLVTVLDVSGSMAGTKLALLKRAMGFVVQNLGPSDRLSVIAFSSTARRLFPLRRMTESGRQQALQAVNSLVSNGGTNIAEALRKGAKVLVDRKCKNPVCSIILLSDGQDTYTVSGPIGNNQRSNYQSLLPISIHRNNGAGLQVPVHAFGFGSDHDASSMHTISENSGGTFSFIEAESVIQDAFAQCIGGLLSVVVQELRVEVECVHPHSRLSSIKGGSYQTTIVADARTGSIKVGDLYAEEERDFLVSLNVPVEESSETSLLTVRCIYKDPITKEMVSQEANNLKIQRPEVARQQLVSIEVDRQRNRVRAAEAMAEARAAAENGDLTAAVSVLESCRRALSETVSMQTGDRLCVALCAELKEMQERMANRRVYEESGRAYVLSGLSSHSWQRATARGDSTDSTSLVQSYQTPSMTDMVNRSQTMVFGNPPHRSLQPTHSFPSRTRPR; encoded by the coding sequence ATGAAACCTGGTCAGGGCCATGCCATTTTCACTGCAGAATGCTCACATTCATTTCACTTCCACTGCATTACCTCGAATGTAAAACACGGGAACCAAATATGTCCAGTTTGTCGGGCTAAATGGAAAGAAGTGCCCTTTCAGAACCCTTCTACTCTATCCAATGGACCATCTAGAATTAACCCAGCTCCCTGGCCTCAAGATGATCCATGGATGACTGTTGTACGACGTCTTCCTTCTGTAAGGATGGATACACCCCGACAGATTGCTTCACTGTTCCATGCTCCCGAGCCAGTCGTTTTTGAAGATGATGAAGTATTAGATCAACAACCCGAGATTAATGACAGAGTAACATCTAATGTAGATGCtgttgttgctgttgctaaTAACAATCGAAATCATACTGTAGAAGTCAAGACATATCCTGAGGTTTTAGCTGTTCCAAGATTATCTCCTCACAATAACTTCACTGTGTTGATTCACCTTAAGGCTCCTCTTATTTCAAGCCCGAATAGTGGTAATCCAATGGAAATGCCTCCTCCGACATCTCAAGATCCTCGTGCTCCAGTTGACCTAGTCACGGTGCTTGATGTTAGTGGCAGCATGGCTGGAACCAAGCTTGCTTTGTTGAAACGAGCTATGGGATTTGTTGTGCAGAATCTCGGCCCCTCTGACCGACTTTCTGTCATTGCTTTCTCCTCAACAGCTCGTCGTCTCTTTCCTCTTCGTCGTATGACTGAAAGTGGAAGGCAGCAGGCATTACAAGCTGTTAATTCTTTAGTTTCAAATGGTGGGACAAATATCGCTGAAGCCCTTAGAAAAGGTGCCAAAGTGCTTGTAGATCGCAAGTGTAAGAACCCGGTTTGCAGTATCATACTACTCTCTGATGGCCAAGATACATATACTGTCAGTGGTCCCATTGGGAACAATCAGCGGTCAAACTATCAGTCTCTTCTTCCCATCTCGATTCATCGAAACAATGGTGCTGGCTTGCAGGTTCCAGTTCACGCGTTTGGATTTGGTTCTGATCACGATGCTTCCTCGATGCACACGATCTCTGAGAATTCTGGAGGAACATTTTCGTTCATAGAAGCTGAGAGCGTGATTCAAGACGCATTTGCACAATGCATTGGTGGGCTGCTGAGTGTGGTAGTACAAGAGCTTCGGGTTGAAGTTGAATGTGTTCATCCTCATTCCCGATTAAGTTCTATAAAAGGCGGTAGTTATCAGACAACAATAGTGGCTGATGCAAGAACTGGTTCCATCAAAGTTGGAGACTTGTATGCTGAAGAAGAAAGGGATTTTCTAGTGTCACTGAATGTACCAGTCGAAGAATCTTCAGAGACTTCATTGCTAACAGTAAGATGTATTTACAAAGATCCAATCACCAAAGAAATGGTTTCACAAGAAGCTAATAACTTGAAGATCCAAAGACCAGAAGTGGCCAGACAACAGCTAGTTTCAATTGAAGTAGACAGGCAGAGGAATAGGGTGCGAGCTGCAGAGGCAATGGCCGAGGCTAGAGCTGCAGCCGAGAATGGTGATTTAACTGCTGCAGTCTCGGTCCTTGAGAGCTGTCGTAGAGCTTTATCCGAAACTGTCTCTATGCAAACAGGTGACCGGTTATGTGTAGCACTTTGTGCTGAACTAAAAGAGATGCAAGAAAGAATGGCGAATCGTCGTGTGTACGAGGAATCAGGACGAGCATACGTGTTATCAGGATTAAGCTCACACTCATGGCAAAGGGCAACAGCAAGAGGGGATTCAACAGACAGTACAAGCCTTGTTCAAAGTTACCAAACCCCATCTATGACAGACATGGTAAACCGGTCTCAAACCATGGTTTTCGGTAACCCTCCTCATAGAAGCCTACAGCCTACTCATTCATTTCCAAGCCGAACTCGGCCAAGGTAA
- the LOC115719539 gene encoding E3 ubiquitin-protein ligase WAV3 isoform X1 codes for MGSKWRKAKLALGLNTCLYVPQTLEDSSSPSNGAVSTRLSDAALPIQPALSPTDHGSDYRPTTPTPSSSGLRLSKSGTKSSKRTCAICLGTMKPGQGHAIFTAECSHSFHFHCITSNVKHGNQICPVCRAKWKEVPFQNPSTLSNGPSRINPAPWPQDDPWMTVVRRLPSVRMDTPRQIASLFHAPEPVVFEDDEVLDQQPEINDRVTSNVDAVVAVANNNRNHTVEVKTYPEVLAVPRLSPHNNFTVLIHLKAPLISSPNSGNPMEMPPPTSQDPRAPVDLVTVLDVSGSMAGTKLALLKRAMGFVVQNLGPSDRLSVIAFSSTARRLFPLRRMTESGRQQALQAVNSLVSNGGTNIAEALRKGAKVLVDRKCKNPVCSIILLSDGQDTYTVSGPIGNNQRSNYQSLLPISIHRNNGAGLQVPVHAFGFGSDHDASSMHTISENSGGTFSFIEAESVIQDAFAQCIGGLLSVVVQELRVEVECVHPHSRLSSIKGGSYQTTIVADARTGSIKVGDLYAEEERDFLVSLNVPVEESSETSLLTVRCIYKDPITKEMVSQEANNLKIQRPEVARQQLVSIEVDRQRNRVRAAEAMAEARAAAENGDLTAAVSVLESCRRALSETVSMQTGDRLCVALCAELKEMQERMANRRVYEESGRAYVLSGLSSHSWQRATARGDSTDSTSLVQSYQTPSMTDMVNRSQTMVFGNPPHRSLQPTHSFPSRTRPR; via the exons aTGGGTAGTAAATGGAGGAAAGCAAAGCTTGCTCTTGGCCTTAATACTTGTCTTTATGTTCCTCAAACTTTGGAGGATTCCTCTTCACCGTCAAACGGCGCCGTTTCTACGAGACTATCCGATGCCGCTTTGCCAATCCAACCTGCTCTTTCTCCTACTGATCATGGCTCTGATTACCGACCCACCACACCAACCCCTTCTTCTTCTGGGCTTCGCTTATCCAAAAGTGGAACTAAGTCCTCAAAG AGGACCTGTGCAATATGTCTGGGCACCATGAAACCTGGTCAGGGCCATGCCATTTTCACTGCAGAATGCTCACATTCATTTCACTTCCACTGCATTACCTCGAATGTAAAACACGGGAACCAAATATGTCCAGTTTGTCGGGCTAAATGGAAAGAAGTGCCCTTTCAGAACCCTTCTACTCTATCCAATGGACCATCTAGAATTAACCCAGCTCCCTGGCCTCAAGATGATCCATGGATGACTGTTGTACGACGTCTTCCTTCTGTAAGGATGGATACACCCCGACAGATTGCTTCACTGTTCCATGCTCCCGAGCCAGTCGTTTTTGAAGATGATGAAGTATTAGATCAACAACCCGAGATTAATGACAGAGTAACATCTAATGTAGATGCtgttgttgctgttgctaaTAACAATCGAAATCATACTGTAGAAGTCAAGACATATCCTGAGGTTTTAGCTGTTCCAAGATTATCTCCTCACAATAACTTCACTGTGTTGATTCACCTTAAGGCTCCTCTTATTTCAAGCCCGAATAGTGGTAATCCAATGGAAATGCCTCCTCCGACATCTCAAGATCCTCGTGCTCCAGTTGACCTAGTCACGGTGCTTGATGTTAGTGGCAGCATGGCTGGAACCAAGCTTGCTTTGTTGAAACGAGCTATGGGATTTGTTGTGCAGAATCTCGGCCCCTCTGACCGACTTTCTGTCATTGCTTTCTCCTCAACAGCTCGTCGTCTCTTTCCTCTTCGTCGTATGACTGAAAGTGGAAGGCAGCAGGCATTACAAGCTGTTAATTCTTTAGTTTCAAATGGTGGGACAAATATCGCTGAAGCCCTTAGAAAAGGTGCCAAAGTGCTTGTAGATCGCAAGTGTAAGAACCCGGTTTGCAGTATCATACTACTCTCTGATGGCCAAGATACATATACTGTCAGTGGTCCCATTGGGAACAATCAGCGGTCAAACTATCAGTCTCTTCTTCCCATCTCGATTCATCGAAACAATGGTGCTGGCTTGCAGGTTCCAGTTCACGCGTTTGGATTTGGTTCTGATCACGATGCTTCCTCGATGCACACGATCTCTGAGAATTCTGGAGGAACATTTTCGTTCATAGAAGCTGAGAGCGTGATTCAAGACGCATTTGCACAATGCATTGGTGGGCTGCTGAGTGTGGTAGTACAAGAGCTTCGGGTTGAAGTTGAATGTGTTCATCCTCATTCCCGATTAAGTTCTATAAAAGGCGGTAGTTATCAGACAACAATAGTGGCTGATGCAAGAACTGGTTCCATCAAAGTTGGAGACTTGTATGCTGAAGAAGAAAGGGATTTTCTAGTGTCACTGAATGTACCAGTCGAAGAATCTTCAGAGACTTCATTGCTAACAGTAAGATGTATTTACAAAGATCCAATCACCAAAGAAATGGTTTCACAAGAAGCTAATAACTTGAAGATCCAAAGACCAGAAGTGGCCAGACAACAGCTAGTTTCAATTGAAGTAGACAGGCAGAGGAATAGGGTGCGAGCTGCAGAGGCAATGGCCGAGGCTAGAGCTGCAGCCGAGAATGGTGATTTAACTGCTGCAGTCTCGGTCCTTGAGAGCTGTCGTAGAGCTTTATCCGAAACTGTCTCTATGCAAACAGGTGACCGGTTATGTGTAGCACTTTGTGCTGAACTAAAAGAGATGCAAGAAAGAATGGCGAATCGTCGTGTGTACGAGGAATCAGGACGAGCATACGTGTTATCAGGATTAAGCTCACACTCATGGCAAAGGGCAACAGCAAGAGGGGATTCAACAGACAGTACAAGCCTTGTTCAAAGTTACCAAACCCCATCTATGACAGACATGGTAAACCGGTCTCAAACCATGGTTTTCGGTAACCCTCCTCATAGAAGCCTACAGCCTACTCATTCATTTCCAAGCCGAACTCGGCCAAGGTAA